CAAAAGTAGTCGCTTCATTAGCACCAGTACGCCAAACTTGATTAAAAGGTACTAAAGCTCCAAATATGTCTCGTTCTTTTTTAGAAGGTCTATTGTAAAACACTTTTAGTTTTAAATCATTCAACTCAAATTTTACAGTGTCTTTAGGACTTAATCTATTTTCAAAAATATTTTCAACAAAGGTGGAATATAAAAATAAACCAAGTGCAATAATTGATAAAATGATTAAAAGGCGTTTTAAAAAGGTATTCATAAAAAGAGTTTAATTAAGGTATAAAGATACTTTAAAATGTAATAATTAATAAAATTGAAACGTAGATTTCTTTAGTTTTGTTATGAGCCGCTAAAAAAATATTTTTTTTTGCAACACTACACTTTTTTTGTCGTCTTTAATAATGAACTAACTTATAACCAAAAGTATAAACGAGTATGTTTCAAGTTGACATTATTGAAAAATGTAAACAAAACAATCGAAAAGCACAAGTGCAGTTATACAACCAGTACTGCGACGGTATGTATGTTGTTGCAAAACGGTTTTTAAAAAATACTCATGATGCAGAAGATGTGGTGCAAGAAGCCTTTATAAAGGCTTTTACAAAACTACATCAATACAAAGCAGAAGTAACTTTTGGAGCTTGGTTAAAACGTATTGTTGTTAATAAAAGTATCGATTTTTTAAAATCTAAAAAACAGCTTATTGAGCTGGAAGAGGTGCACCTTAAAGTAATTGATATTGAAAGTGATGACAAATGGTTAGTAGATGATGCTATTACAATTAATGAAGCGAAAAGTGCTATTGATAAATTACCAGAAAAATATCAATATGTAGTAATGCTTTATTTGATTGAAGGGTATGATCATCAAGAAATTTCAGAAATATTAAATATTTCTGAAGTCGCATCACGAACTCAATTGTCTAGGGGAAAAACAAAACTTCAAGAACTCTTAAAACTTAAAAAAAATGGCACAAGATATTAGAGATTTATTTAAAGATGATAAGGTAGCGTTTGAAACTATGCCAGAAAATCATCAAGACCGATTTCTAAAAAAATTAGATGAAGTTTTGCCAGTTGAACCTAAAAAGCATCATTTTAATTGGTTAGGGATAGCTGCTAGTGTTATCTTGTTTTTAGGACTGGGTTTTGGAG
The nucleotide sequence above comes from Flavobacteriaceae bacterium HL-DH10. Encoded proteins:
- a CDS encoding RNA polymerase sigma factor produces the protein MFQVDIIEKCKQNNRKAQVQLYNQYCDGMYVVAKRFLKNTHDAEDVVQEAFIKAFTKLHQYKAEVTFGAWLKRIVVNKSIDFLKSKKQLIELEEVHLKVIDIESDDKWLVDDAITINEAKSAIDKLPEKYQYVVMLYLIEGYDHQEISEILNISEVASRTQLSRGKTKLQELLKLKKNGTRY